In a genomic window of Zingiber officinale cultivar Zhangliang chromosome 9B, Zo_v1.1, whole genome shotgun sequence:
- the LOC122024361 gene encoding uncharacterized protein LOC122024361: MGLNASKRVERVLSSSPEFDAACEAVYDRCLSEAQHAFPGVRRYQLVEAAAGLYGLISGGITLVGRWVPKPPGRAQVDATIRRVLPGASDDLARAEFRAFAVDLFRDAVLAGAGRAVLRGVPIGVAGIAGLGVATRAGGEVIARIMGVYAVGITAAVYLSLS; the protein is encoded by the coding sequence ATGGGGCTAAACGCATCGAAGCGTGTGGAGCGAGTGCTGAGTTCCTCTCCGGAGTTTGATGCCGCCTGCGAGGCCGTCTATGACCGCTGCCTGTCGGAGGCGCAGCACGCCTTCCCGGGTGTCCGCCGCTACCAGCTTGTCGAAGCGGCCGCCGGCCTCTACGGCTTGATTTCCGGGGGCATCACCCTCGTAGGGAGATGGGTCCCCAAGCCCCCCGGCCGTGCTCAGGTCGATGCGACCATCCGAAGGGTTCTCCCTGGCGCTTCTGACGACCTTGCACGGGCTGAGTTCCGGGCCTTCGCGGTGGATCTATTCAGGGATGCTGTGTTAGCCGGAGCAGGGCGGGCGGTGCTCCGCGGTGTTCCCATCGGTGTCGCGGGGATTGCCGGCCTCGGGGTGGCGACGAGGGCCGGAGGGGAGGTGATAGCTAGGATTATGGGAGTGTACGCCGTGGGAATCACCGCCGCCGTGTACCTGAGCTTGTCGTGA